One genomic region from Strix uralensis isolate ZFMK-TIS-50842 chromosome 19, bStrUra1, whole genome shotgun sequence encodes:
- the AATK gene encoding serine/threonine-protein kinase LMTK1 isoform X1, with amino-acid sequence MGRLAAAAAMSAAFLSPSLAFSSHFDPDGTPLSELSWSSSLAVVAVSFSGLFTFIFLMLACLCCKKGDIGFKEFENAEGDDYVTELSAQGSPAPQHGPEVYVLPLTKVSLPMAKQPGRSVQLLKSADLGRQSLLYLKEIGHGWFGKVFLGEVNSGISSTQVVVKELKASASVQDQMQFLEEAQPYRALQHTNLLQCLAQCAEVTPYLLVMEFCPLGDLKGYLRSCRGAEAMAPDPLTLQRMACEVACGVLHLHRNNYIHSDLALRNCLLTADLTVKIGDYGLSHCKYKTLHTWQDDYFVTADQLWVPLRWIAPELIDEVHGNLLIVDQTKSSNIWSLGVTIWELFELGSQPYDHYSDRQVLAYAIKEQQLKLPKPQLKLSLSERWYEVMQFCWLQPEQRPTAEEVHLLLSYLCAKGATEAEEEFEKRWNSMKPNGSASASHHGPELSSFPLLEHFSADGFPSDGDDILTVMETSHGLNFEYKWEHTKTEHFQAPLGSLSPSSAARYHDLYYPATTAGRLSLGVSPSCYECKPPGCPGLPAPGVVPILGAHSPSLGSEYYIRIEGPGEGSAELDYAMCAYSPAGERGSPRPPSCWRAQGARSGSAYDSDSSPTVSLSMEPLLGHAPAGEGSWECAEYYPYPCPGQEPRGYEPSPSHGAEGYLLEDEPTQLGSQDWPVPTFQPSIFTDPLGVSPSVNCAYSPRGYGEPRAAPPGGRQSGARPDCVTLELGEDSPPGAPRPQALSPPAQQHPWASNSSSNNNIGSGSPASREPPASDSWCYRRMITFRGLMAKPLGTVPRGQPQLGGSPPGHDFRRLRQDQPPSMAGGSSSPCRSPSPRRQAWHSRDSSTSGGSQAAALAGSPGTPWGPGTAPPAGTGAQHDARPDENAEGSSPAHSPLPLAAAAPGMGEAAPMAGATTPNPGPAAEPGIDSAQPAPEASEAPVPGEAAAESSTCAAGDVERTPDKTFSSTSFPSAEEGSDEDTAELTSGVFTDFSGDYIERAEAAPAFKSLQKQVGTPDSLESLDIPSTASSCEVFSPTAFAPTGQPKALDSGYDTENNESPEFVLKEPHEPREPEAFSQLGKPPPGLPGGEGEGLAPETRLSTSLGAELHSLAEKNPYRDSAYFSDYDAEAERGPKDEEDSDGSRTPEAEEGPRSPAQDLGRAPGLGEDPLHPPGAPGSPLAAPGIAVPADTPVVESLVGDWQGAKAGTSPAAPMAQAPGTERPAGTGLVPGSSPRPDGDVCPLGSASPKTFLLTPVPASPGESAAISATRVPEGVPGLGGAAAGGEQTVPPALGLGEPGLGTGMGDAPGGPSTLLPEGESPPGLSPLPSARELRPAAPERREEPEEEEEDTEDSDESDEELRCYNIQEQSEESEEEPTAVPIVVAESQSGRNLRSLLKMPSLLSEAFCEDLERKKKAVSFYDDVTIYLFDQESPTRELAEQSFPDPPQPSEQPPATDSPPSPADRLGASDDSSDGNASEETPSLRVTGGGFEWDDDFPLMPVKPSLMASLTGTPAEPDPAVPALVPVQKQVLPIQFSRFTVSPAPVSRFSITHVSDSDMDSIGGSSEDGDRE; translated from the exons ACGGCACCCCCCTTAGCGAGCTCTCCTGGTCCTCCTCACTGGCCGTGGTGGCCGTTTCCTTCTCGGGGCTCTtcaccttcatcttcctcatgTTGGCCTGCCTGTGCTGCAAGAAGGGGGACATCGGCTTCAAG GAGTTTGAGAACGCCGAGGGGGACGACTACGTGACGGAGCTCTCGGCCCAGGGCTCGCCTGCCCCCCAACATGGCCCCGAGGTCTACGTCCTGCCCCTCACCAAGGTCTCCCTGCCCATGGCCAAGCAGCCAGGGCGCTCAG TGCAGCTCCTCAAATCGGCGGACCTGGGGCGGCAGAGTCTGCTCTACCTGAAGGAGATCGGGCACGGCTGGTTTGGCAAG GTGTTCCTGGGGGAGGTGAACTCGGGCATCAGCAGCACCCAGGTGGTGGTGAAGGAGCTGAAGGCCAGCGCCAGTGTGCAGGACCAGATGCAGTTCCTGGAGGAGGCGCAGCCCTACAG GGCCCTCCAGCACACCAACCTGCTGCAGTGCCTGGCCCAGTGCGCCGAGGTCACCCCATACCTGCTGGTGATGGAGTTCTGCCCGCTG GGTGACCTGAAGGGGTACCTGCGGAGCTGCCGGGGGGCCGAGGCCATGGCCCCAGACCCGCTGACGCTGCAGAGGATGGCGTGCGAGGTGGCCTGCGGCGTCCTGCACCTCCACAGGAACAACTACATCCACAG CGACCTGGCCCTGCGGAACTGCCTGCTCACTGCCGACCTGACCGTCAAGATCGGAGACTACGGGCTCTCGCACTGCAAGTACAAA ACCCTGCATACTTGGCAGGACGACTACTTCGTGACGGCCGACCAGCTGTGGGTGCCGCTGCGCTGGATCGCGCCCGAGCTCATCGACGAAGTGCACGGCAACCTGCTCATCGTGGACCAGACCAAGTCCAGCAACATCTG GTCGCTGGGCGTCACCATCTGGGAGCTGTTTGAGCTGGGCAGCCAGCCCTACGACCACTACTCCGACCGGCAAGTGCTGGCCTACGCCATCAAAGAGCAGCAGCTCAAGCTGCCCAAGCCCCAGCTGAAGCTCTCGCTGTCGGAGCGCTG GTACGAGGTGATGCAGTTCTGCTGGCTGCAGCCGGAGCAGCGCCCGACGGCGGAGGAGGTGCACCTCCTGCTCTCCTACCTCTGCGCCAAAGGGGCCACAGAGGCCGAGGAGGAGTTTGAGAAGCGCTGGAACTCCATGAAACCCAACGGCAGCGCCAGCGCCAGCCACCACGGCCCCGAGCTCTCCTCCTTCCCGCTGCTGGAGCACTTCTCGGCTGACGGCTTCCCCTCGGACGGCGACGACATCCTCACCGTTATGGAGACCAGCCACGGCCTCAATTTCGAGTACAAGTGGGAGCACACCAAGACCGAGCACTTCCAGGCACCCCTGGGGTCCCTCAGCCCCAGCAGTGCCGCCCGCTACCACGACCTCTACTACCCGGCCACGACCGCGGGGCGCCTGAGCTTGGGGGTCTCACCCTCCTGCTACGAGTGCAAGCCCCCGGGCTGCCCCGGCCTGCCGGCCCCCGGCGTGGTGCCCATCCTGGGCGCCCACAGCCCCTCTCTCGGCAGCGAGTACTACATCCGCATCGAGGGGCCCGGGGAGGGCAGCGCCGAGCTGGATTACGCCATGTGCGCCTACAGTCCCGCGGGTGAGCGGGGGTCCCCGCGCCCCCCGTCCTGCTGGAGAGCCCAGGGTGCCCGGAGCGGCAGCGCCTACGACTCCGACAGCAGTCCCACCGTCTCCCTCAGCATGGAGCCACTGCTGGGCCACGCGCCAGCGGGCGAGGGCTCCTGGGAGTGTGCCGAGTACTACCCCTACCCCTGCCCCGGCCAGGAGCCGCGGGGCTACGAGCCGTCCCCCAGCCATGGGGCCGAGGGGTACCTGCTGGAGGACGAGCCCACCCAGCTGGGCAGCCAGGACTGGCCCGTCCCCACCTTCCAGCCCAGCATCTTCACTGACCCCCTCGGCGTCTCCCCGTCGGTGAACTGCGCCTACAGCCCCCGGGGGTacggggagccgcgggcagccccccCGGGCGGGCGGCAGAGCGGGGCCCGGCCAGACTGCGTGACGCTGGAGCTGGGCGAGGAcagcccccccggtgccccccgcccaCAGGCGCTGAGCCCCCCGGCTCAGCAGCATCCCTGGGCCTCCAACAGCTCATCCAACAACAACATCGGCAGTGGCAGCCCCGCGTCCCGCGAGCCCCCGGCCAGCGACAGCTGGTGCTACCGCCGCATGATCACCTTCCGGGGGCTGATGGCCAAGCCTCTGGGCACCGTGCCACGCGGCCAGCCCCAGCTCGGGGGGTCCCCTCCAGGCCACGACTTCCGCCGTCTGCGGCAGGATCAGCCCCCCAGCATGGCCGGCGGCTCCTCCTCCCCGTGCCGCTCGCCCTCCCCGCGACGCCAGGCCTGGCACAGCCGTGACTCATCAACCTCCGGCGGCTCGCAGGCAGCAGCgctggctggcagccccggcacgCCGTGGGGCCCCGGCACGGCCCCACCAGCTGGAACGGGGGCCCAGCACGATGCCCGCCCGGATGAGAACGCggaggggagcagccctgcccacagcccgCTGCCCCTCGCTGCAGCGGCACCGGGGATGGGGGAGGCCGCCCCCATGGCTGGCGCCACCACCCCGaaccccggccccgccgccgagcCTGGCATAGACAGTGCCCAGCCCGCGCCCGAGGCCTCCGAGGCGCCGGTGCCCGGGGAAGCTGCTGCCGAGAGCAGCACGTGTGCTGCCGGTGACGTGGAGCGGACGCCGGACAAGACCTTCTCCAGCACCAGCTTCCCCAGCGCGGAGGAGGGGAGCGACGAGGACACGGCGGAGCTGACCTCCGGTGTCTTCACCGACTTCTCCGGGGACTACATAGAGCGGGCAGAGGCGGCCCCAGCGTTCAAGTCCCTGCAGAAGCAGGTGGGGACACCGGACTCCCTGGAGTCGCTGGACATCCCCTCCACGGCCAGCTCCTGCGAGGTGTTCAGCCCCACCGCCTTCGCGCCCACTGGCCAGCCCAAAGCCCTCGACAGCGGCTACGACACCGAGAACAACGAGTCCCCCGAGTTCGTCCTCAAAGAACCCCACGAGCCCCGAGAGCCAGAGGCCTTCAGCCAGCTGGGGAaaccccccccggggctgccggggggcgAGGGTGAGGGTTTGGCCCCCGAAACACGGCTCTCCACCTCCCTCGGGGCCGAGCTGCACAGCCTGGCGGAGAAGAACCCCTACCGCGACTCTGCCTACTTCTCTGACTACGACGCTGAGGCCGAGCGCGGCCCCAAGGATGAGGAGGACAGCGACGGGTCCCGGACCCCCGAGGCAGAGGAGGGTCCCCGGTCCCCTGCGCAGGACCTCGGGCGAgcccctgggctgggagaggACCCGCTGCACCCCCCGGGGGCACCCGGCAGCCCCCTGGCAGCGCCTGGCATTGCGGTGCCAGCAGACACACCAGTGGTGGAGAGTTTGGTGGGGGACTGGCAGGGGGCAAAGGCCGGGACCTCCCCGGCCGCCCCCATGGCGCAGGCGCCTGGCACTGAGCGACCCGCTGGCACGGGGCTGGTGCCGGGCAGCTCCCCGCGCCCTGACGGCGACGTCTGTCCCCTGGGCTCTGCGTCACCCAAGACTTTCTTATTGACCCCGGTGCCAGCGAGCCCCGGGGAGTCGGCAGCCATCAGCGCCACCCGCGTCCCCGAGGGTGTCCCTGGACTTGGGGGAGCCGCAGCTGGGGGTGAACAGACTGTGCCCCCTGCGCTGGGGCTTGGGGAACCGGGGCTGGGGACGGGGATGGGCGACGCGCCGGGGGGTCCCAGCACGCTGCTACCAGAGGGTGAGTCACCCCCGGGCCTCTCCCCACTCCCGTCCGCCCGGGAGCTGCGGCCGGCCGCCCCCGAGCGCCGTGAggagccggaggaggaggaggaggacacgGAAGACAGCGACGAGTCGGACGAGGAACTGCGCTGCTACAACATCCAGGAGCAAAGCGAGGAGAGCGAGGAGGAGCCGACGGCTGTGCCCATCGTGGTGGCCGAGAGCCAGAGCGGCAGGAACCTGCGCAGCCTCCTCAAGATGCCCAGCCTGCTCTCTGAGGCCTTCTGTGAGGACCTGGAGCGCAAGAAGAAGGCCGTCTCCTTCTACGATGACGTTACCATCTACCTCTTCGACCAG gAAAGCCCCACACGGGAGCTGGCTGAGCAAAGCttcccagaccccccccagccctcggAGCAGCCCCCCGCCACcgacagcccccccagccccgcggacAGGCTCGGCGCCTCGGACGACTCCTCGGACGGCAACGCCTCGGAAGAGA CCCCTTCGCTCCGTGTCACAGGTGGCGGCTTCGAGTGGGACGACGACTTCCCGCTGATGCCGGTGAAGCCGTCCCTGATGGCCTCGCTGACGGGGACGCCGGCGGAGCCTGACCCGGCCGTGCCCGCGCTGGTGCCGGTGCAGAAGCAGGTGCTGCCCATCCAGTTCTCCCGCTTCACCGTCTCGCCCGCTCCGGTCTCCCGGTTCTCCATCACCCACGTCTCCGACTCGGACATGGACTCCATAGGAG GCAGCAGCGAAGACGGCGACCGGGAATGA
- the AATK gene encoding serine/threonine-protein kinase LMTK1 isoform X4, giving the protein MGRLAAAAAMSAAFLSPSLAFSSHFDPDGTPLSELSWSSSLAVVAVSFSGLFTFIFLMLACLCCKKGDIGFKEFENAEGDDYVTELSAQGSPAPQHGPEVYVLPLTKVSLPMAKQPGRSVQLLKSADLGRQSLLYLKEIGHGWFGKVFLGEVNSGISSTQVVVKELKASASVQDQMQFLEEAQPYRALQHTNLLQCLAQCAEVTPYLLVMEFCPLGDLKGYLRSCRGAEAMAPDPLTLQRMACEVACGVLHLHRNNYIHSDLALRNCLLTADLTVKIGDYGLSHCKYKTLHTWQDDYFVTADQLWVPLRWIAPELIDEVHGNLLIVDQTKSSNIWSLGVTIWELFELGSQPYDHYSDRQVLAYAIKEQQLKLPKPQLKLSLSERWYEVMQFCWLQPEQRPTAEEVHLLLSYLCAKGATEAEEEFEKRWNSMKPNGSASASHHGPELSSFPLLEHFSADGFPSDGDDILTVMETSHGLNFEYKWEHTKTEHFQAPLGSLSPSSAARYHDLYYPATTAGRLSLGVSPSCYECKPPGCPGLPAPGVVPILGAHSPSLGSEYYIRIEGPGEGSAELDYAMCAYSPAGERGSPRPPSCWRAQGARSGSAYDSDSSPTVSLSMEPLLGHAPAGEGSWECAEYYPYPCPGQEPRGYEPSPSHGAEGYLLEDEPTQLGSQDWPVPTFQPSIFTDPLGVSPSVNCAYSPRGYGEPRAAPPGGRQSGARPDCVTLELGEDSPPGAPRPQALSPPAQQHPWASNSSSNNNIGSGSPASREPPASDSWCYRRMITFRGLMAKPLGTVPRGQPQLGGSPPGHDFRRLRQDQPPSMAGGSSSPCRSPSPRRQAWHSRDSSTSGGSQAAALAGSPGTPWGPGTAPPAGTGAQHDARPDENAEGSSPAHSPLPLAAAAPGMGEAAPMAGATTPNPGPAAEPGIDSAQPAPEASEAPVPGEAAAESSTCAAGDVERTPDKTFSSTSFPSAEEGSDEDTAELTSGVFTDFSGDYIERAEAAPAFKSLQKQVGTPDSLESLDIPSTASSCEVFSPTAFAPTGQPKALDSGYDTENNESPEFVLKEPHEPREPEAFSQLGKPPPGLPGGEGEGLAPETRLSTSLGAELHSLAEKNPYRDSAYFSDYDAEAERGPKDEEDSDGSRTPEAEEGPRSPAQDLGRAPGLGEDPLHPPGAPGSPLAAPGIAVPADTPVVESLVGDWQGAKAGTSPAAPMAQAPGTERPAGTGLVPGSSPRPDGDVCPLGSASPKTFLLTPVPASPGESAAISATRVPEGVPGLGGAAAGGEQTVPPALGLGEPGLGTGMGDAPGGPSTLLPEGESPPGLSPLPSARELRPAAPERREEPEEEEEDTEDSDESDEELRCYNIQEQSEESEEEPTAVPIVVAESQSGRNLRSLLKMPSLLSEAFCEDLERKKKAVSFYDDVTIYLFDQESPTRELAEQSFPDPPQPSEQPPATDSPPSPADRLGASDDSSDGNASEESGGFEWDDDFPLMPVKPSLMASLTGTPAEPDPAVPALVPVQKQVLPIQFSRFTVSPAPVSRFSITHVSDSDMDSIGGSSEDGDRE; this is encoded by the exons ACGGCACCCCCCTTAGCGAGCTCTCCTGGTCCTCCTCACTGGCCGTGGTGGCCGTTTCCTTCTCGGGGCTCTtcaccttcatcttcctcatgTTGGCCTGCCTGTGCTGCAAGAAGGGGGACATCGGCTTCAAG GAGTTTGAGAACGCCGAGGGGGACGACTACGTGACGGAGCTCTCGGCCCAGGGCTCGCCTGCCCCCCAACATGGCCCCGAGGTCTACGTCCTGCCCCTCACCAAGGTCTCCCTGCCCATGGCCAAGCAGCCAGGGCGCTCAG TGCAGCTCCTCAAATCGGCGGACCTGGGGCGGCAGAGTCTGCTCTACCTGAAGGAGATCGGGCACGGCTGGTTTGGCAAG GTGTTCCTGGGGGAGGTGAACTCGGGCATCAGCAGCACCCAGGTGGTGGTGAAGGAGCTGAAGGCCAGCGCCAGTGTGCAGGACCAGATGCAGTTCCTGGAGGAGGCGCAGCCCTACAG GGCCCTCCAGCACACCAACCTGCTGCAGTGCCTGGCCCAGTGCGCCGAGGTCACCCCATACCTGCTGGTGATGGAGTTCTGCCCGCTG GGTGACCTGAAGGGGTACCTGCGGAGCTGCCGGGGGGCCGAGGCCATGGCCCCAGACCCGCTGACGCTGCAGAGGATGGCGTGCGAGGTGGCCTGCGGCGTCCTGCACCTCCACAGGAACAACTACATCCACAG CGACCTGGCCCTGCGGAACTGCCTGCTCACTGCCGACCTGACCGTCAAGATCGGAGACTACGGGCTCTCGCACTGCAAGTACAAA ACCCTGCATACTTGGCAGGACGACTACTTCGTGACGGCCGACCAGCTGTGGGTGCCGCTGCGCTGGATCGCGCCCGAGCTCATCGACGAAGTGCACGGCAACCTGCTCATCGTGGACCAGACCAAGTCCAGCAACATCTG GTCGCTGGGCGTCACCATCTGGGAGCTGTTTGAGCTGGGCAGCCAGCCCTACGACCACTACTCCGACCGGCAAGTGCTGGCCTACGCCATCAAAGAGCAGCAGCTCAAGCTGCCCAAGCCCCAGCTGAAGCTCTCGCTGTCGGAGCGCTG GTACGAGGTGATGCAGTTCTGCTGGCTGCAGCCGGAGCAGCGCCCGACGGCGGAGGAGGTGCACCTCCTGCTCTCCTACCTCTGCGCCAAAGGGGCCACAGAGGCCGAGGAGGAGTTTGAGAAGCGCTGGAACTCCATGAAACCCAACGGCAGCGCCAGCGCCAGCCACCACGGCCCCGAGCTCTCCTCCTTCCCGCTGCTGGAGCACTTCTCGGCTGACGGCTTCCCCTCGGACGGCGACGACATCCTCACCGTTATGGAGACCAGCCACGGCCTCAATTTCGAGTACAAGTGGGAGCACACCAAGACCGAGCACTTCCAGGCACCCCTGGGGTCCCTCAGCCCCAGCAGTGCCGCCCGCTACCACGACCTCTACTACCCGGCCACGACCGCGGGGCGCCTGAGCTTGGGGGTCTCACCCTCCTGCTACGAGTGCAAGCCCCCGGGCTGCCCCGGCCTGCCGGCCCCCGGCGTGGTGCCCATCCTGGGCGCCCACAGCCCCTCTCTCGGCAGCGAGTACTACATCCGCATCGAGGGGCCCGGGGAGGGCAGCGCCGAGCTGGATTACGCCATGTGCGCCTACAGTCCCGCGGGTGAGCGGGGGTCCCCGCGCCCCCCGTCCTGCTGGAGAGCCCAGGGTGCCCGGAGCGGCAGCGCCTACGACTCCGACAGCAGTCCCACCGTCTCCCTCAGCATGGAGCCACTGCTGGGCCACGCGCCAGCGGGCGAGGGCTCCTGGGAGTGTGCCGAGTACTACCCCTACCCCTGCCCCGGCCAGGAGCCGCGGGGCTACGAGCCGTCCCCCAGCCATGGGGCCGAGGGGTACCTGCTGGAGGACGAGCCCACCCAGCTGGGCAGCCAGGACTGGCCCGTCCCCACCTTCCAGCCCAGCATCTTCACTGACCCCCTCGGCGTCTCCCCGTCGGTGAACTGCGCCTACAGCCCCCGGGGGTacggggagccgcgggcagccccccCGGGCGGGCGGCAGAGCGGGGCCCGGCCAGACTGCGTGACGCTGGAGCTGGGCGAGGAcagcccccccggtgccccccgcccaCAGGCGCTGAGCCCCCCGGCTCAGCAGCATCCCTGGGCCTCCAACAGCTCATCCAACAACAACATCGGCAGTGGCAGCCCCGCGTCCCGCGAGCCCCCGGCCAGCGACAGCTGGTGCTACCGCCGCATGATCACCTTCCGGGGGCTGATGGCCAAGCCTCTGGGCACCGTGCCACGCGGCCAGCCCCAGCTCGGGGGGTCCCCTCCAGGCCACGACTTCCGCCGTCTGCGGCAGGATCAGCCCCCCAGCATGGCCGGCGGCTCCTCCTCCCCGTGCCGCTCGCCCTCCCCGCGACGCCAGGCCTGGCACAGCCGTGACTCATCAACCTCCGGCGGCTCGCAGGCAGCAGCgctggctggcagccccggcacgCCGTGGGGCCCCGGCACGGCCCCACCAGCTGGAACGGGGGCCCAGCACGATGCCCGCCCGGATGAGAACGCggaggggagcagccctgcccacagcccgCTGCCCCTCGCTGCAGCGGCACCGGGGATGGGGGAGGCCGCCCCCATGGCTGGCGCCACCACCCCGaaccccggccccgccgccgagcCTGGCATAGACAGTGCCCAGCCCGCGCCCGAGGCCTCCGAGGCGCCGGTGCCCGGGGAAGCTGCTGCCGAGAGCAGCACGTGTGCTGCCGGTGACGTGGAGCGGACGCCGGACAAGACCTTCTCCAGCACCAGCTTCCCCAGCGCGGAGGAGGGGAGCGACGAGGACACGGCGGAGCTGACCTCCGGTGTCTTCACCGACTTCTCCGGGGACTACATAGAGCGGGCAGAGGCGGCCCCAGCGTTCAAGTCCCTGCAGAAGCAGGTGGGGACACCGGACTCCCTGGAGTCGCTGGACATCCCCTCCACGGCCAGCTCCTGCGAGGTGTTCAGCCCCACCGCCTTCGCGCCCACTGGCCAGCCCAAAGCCCTCGACAGCGGCTACGACACCGAGAACAACGAGTCCCCCGAGTTCGTCCTCAAAGAACCCCACGAGCCCCGAGAGCCAGAGGCCTTCAGCCAGCTGGGGAaaccccccccggggctgccggggggcgAGGGTGAGGGTTTGGCCCCCGAAACACGGCTCTCCACCTCCCTCGGGGCCGAGCTGCACAGCCTGGCGGAGAAGAACCCCTACCGCGACTCTGCCTACTTCTCTGACTACGACGCTGAGGCCGAGCGCGGCCCCAAGGATGAGGAGGACAGCGACGGGTCCCGGACCCCCGAGGCAGAGGAGGGTCCCCGGTCCCCTGCGCAGGACCTCGGGCGAgcccctgggctgggagaggACCCGCTGCACCCCCCGGGGGCACCCGGCAGCCCCCTGGCAGCGCCTGGCATTGCGGTGCCAGCAGACACACCAGTGGTGGAGAGTTTGGTGGGGGACTGGCAGGGGGCAAAGGCCGGGACCTCCCCGGCCGCCCCCATGGCGCAGGCGCCTGGCACTGAGCGACCCGCTGGCACGGGGCTGGTGCCGGGCAGCTCCCCGCGCCCTGACGGCGACGTCTGTCCCCTGGGCTCTGCGTCACCCAAGACTTTCTTATTGACCCCGGTGCCAGCGAGCCCCGGGGAGTCGGCAGCCATCAGCGCCACCCGCGTCCCCGAGGGTGTCCCTGGACTTGGGGGAGCCGCAGCTGGGGGTGAACAGACTGTGCCCCCTGCGCTGGGGCTTGGGGAACCGGGGCTGGGGACGGGGATGGGCGACGCGCCGGGGGGTCCCAGCACGCTGCTACCAGAGGGTGAGTCACCCCCGGGCCTCTCCCCACTCCCGTCCGCCCGGGAGCTGCGGCCGGCCGCCCCCGAGCGCCGTGAggagccggaggaggaggaggaggacacgGAAGACAGCGACGAGTCGGACGAGGAACTGCGCTGCTACAACATCCAGGAGCAAAGCGAGGAGAGCGAGGAGGAGCCGACGGCTGTGCCCATCGTGGTGGCCGAGAGCCAGAGCGGCAGGAACCTGCGCAGCCTCCTCAAGATGCCCAGCCTGCTCTCTGAGGCCTTCTGTGAGGACCTGGAGCGCAAGAAGAAGGCCGTCTCCTTCTACGATGACGTTACCATCTACCTCTTCGACCAG gAAAGCCCCACACGGGAGCTGGCTGAGCAAAGCttcccagaccccccccagccctcggAGCAGCCCCCCGCCACcgacagcccccccagccccgcggacAGGCTCGGCGCCTCGGACGACTCCTCGGACGGCAACGCCTCGGAAGAGA GTGGCGGCTTCGAGTGGGACGACGACTTCCCGCTGATGCCGGTGAAGCCGTCCCTGATGGCCTCGCTGACGGGGACGCCGGCGGAGCCTGACCCGGCCGTGCCCGCGCTGGTGCCGGTGCAGAAGCAGGTGCTGCCCATCCAGTTCTCCCGCTTCACCGTCTCGCCCGCTCCGGTCTCCCGGTTCTCCATCACCCACGTCTCCGACTCGGACATGGACTCCATAGGAG GCAGCAGCGAAGACGGCGACCGGGAATGA